From the Quercus lobata isolate SW786 chromosome 6, ValleyOak3.0 Primary Assembly, whole genome shotgun sequence genome, one window contains:
- the LOC115950506 gene encoding methylesterase 10-like, translated as MGDDVKHFVLVHGVCHGSWCWYRLIALLKQAGHRVTALDLGACGINPKQLNEITSVWDYVHPLMEFMASLPQGESVILVGHSYAGLCISLAMESFPEKVSLGVFVTAYMPDFKSPPLTLIQEYFKRTPKESTMDCQLSLDSVLFGPDYMRTKVYAHCRSEDLELAKVLMRPNGLFMEDFSKEGMLTEEKYGSIDRVFIVCEEDEVMKEDFQRLIIEDSPPKEVILIREAGHMVMLSKPSELCQRLLEVAGRYHRLS; from the exons ATGGGAGATGATGTGAAGCACTTTGTTTTAGTTCATGGCGTTTGCCATGGGTCTTGGTGCTGGTACAGGCTTATCGCTCTGCTCAAACAAGCTGGTCACCGTGTCACTGCTTTGGATCTTGGTGCTTGTGGGATCAACCCCAAACAGCTAAATGAGATCACTTCTGTTTGGGACTACGTGCACCCGTTGATGGAGTTCATGGCCTCTCTCCCTCAAGGTGAGTCTGTGATTTTGGTTGGTCATAGCTATGCCGGCCTTTGTATCTCTCTAGCCATGGAAAGCTTCCCAGAAAAAGTTTCACTAGGAGTTTTTGTCACAGCCTATATGCCAGACTTCAAATCTCCACCACTAACTCTCATCCAAGAA TATTTCAAAAGGACCCCAAAAGAATCCACAATGGATTGCCAATTATCTTTAGATTCGGTATTATTTGGTCCGGATTATATGAGAACCAAGGTGTACGCCCACTGTCGATCAGAG GATTTGGAATTGGCTAAAGTGTTGATGAGGCCAAATGGATTGTTTATGGAAGACTTTTCTAAGGAGGGTATGTTAACAGAAGAGAAGTATGGGTCAATTGATCGGGTTTTTATAGTTTGCGAAGAAGATGAAGTGATGAAAGAGGATTTCCAACGCTTGATAATCGAGGACAGCCCCCCAAAAGAAGTGATTTTAATTAGGGAAGCTGGGCATATGGTGATGCTCTCAAAACCCAGTGAACTTTGCCAAAGGTTATTGGAAGTTGCTGGCAGATATCATCGTCTTTCTTAG
- the LOC115950326 gene encoding autophagy-related protein 101-like: protein MKTEYEKEYVPGEDQTNSVIIGPGKYKHQRLLVCKLQQHKRVMVTTSAAYVQCGDVELEKKIDEKIEHFISWVEKHPNKKSQICLSFYEVKNKQPYWFTNKIERLYWEQWYINLNVAQHPKAHSSKSHNSKVVVDPGEEERIARRAAVEASLREVLFQIIKFVNEKKDHVPPIPNGDGVVYFPHEITIPSSSDSAFGMDMIKRMLQTGHPTMLS, encoded by the exons ATGAAAACAGAGTATGAGAAAGAGTACGTTCCTGGGGAAGACCAAACCAACTCAGTGATCATAGGTCCAGGAAAATACAAACACCAACGCTTGTTAGTTTGCAAACTACAACAGCACAAAAGAGTAATGGTCACAACATCAGCTGCTTAT GTGCAATGTGGAGATGtggaacttgaaaagaaaatagatgaGAAGATTGAGCACTTCATTAGCTGGGTAGAAAAACACCCAAACAAGAAAAGTCAG ATATGCTTATCTTTCTATGAAGTGAAAAACAAACAGCCATATTGGTTCACTAATAAAATTGAACGCCTATATTGGGAACAATGGTATATCAACCTGAATGTGGCTCAACACCCGAAGGCACATTCTAGCAAGTCTCATAATTCCAAAGTGGTAGTTGATCCAGGAG AGGAGGAAAGAATTGCTCGAAGGGCAGCAGTTGAAGCATCTCTTCGTGAGGTATTgtttcaaataataaaatttgtgaatgAGAAGAAGGATCATGTTCCTCCCATACCAAATGGTGATGGTGTTGTCTATTTTCCCCATGAAATCACTATCCCTAG TTCATCAGATTCTGCATTTGGAATGGACATGATCAAGAGGATGCTCCAAACTGGGCATCCAACCATGCTCAGCTGA